The following coding sequences are from one Motacilla alba alba isolate MOTALB_02 chromosome 4, Motacilla_alba_V1.0_pri, whole genome shotgun sequence window:
- the CXCL13 gene encoding C-X-C motif chemokine 13 — protein sequence MGAPLLPWLLLLLLLGSHSAHAAILEVNGNLSCRCAKTTSEYISPKKYESIEIRPLGSSCRRTEIIIKLRTSGKVCVNPEAPWVKKLLKRIASTKKK from the exons ATGGGAGCCCCCCTGCTcccgtggctgctgctgctgctgctgctcgggtCCCACTCTGCCCACGCAG ccATCCTGGAGGTGAACGGGAACCTGAGCTGTAGGTGTGCCAAGACAACCTCGGAATACATCAGTCCCAAGAAATACGAGAGCATTGAGATCAggcccctgggcagcagctgcaggcgcACGGAGATCAT CATTAAATTAAGGACCTCGGGGAAGGTGTGTGTGAATCCCGAAGCCCCCTGGGTGAAGAAGCTGCTGAAGCGCATTGCCAGCAC gaagaaaaaatag
- the LOC119700345 gene encoding C-X-C motif chemokine 6-like, with product MAVRAALLLAVLLLSHRPGDTAILEANGNLSCRCLKSTRAFIPPERYSSVEVWPVGSSCRRPEVVIKLKSLKRVCVDPDTPWVKKLLQDLPDLRKRKAPR from the exons aTGGCTGTGcgggcagccctgctgctggcggtgctgctgctgtcccaccgccctggggacacgg CAATCCTGGAAGCCAACGGCAACCTGAGCTGCCGCTGCCTCAAGAGCACCCGAGCCTTCATCCCGCCGGAGAGGTACAGCAGCGTCGAGGTGTGGcccgtgggcagcagctgccggcGCCCCGAGGTGGT GATTAAGCTGAAGAGCCTGAAGAGGGTCTGCGTGGATCCTGACACCCCTTGGGTGAAGAAACTCTTGCAGGACCTCCCTGATCT gaggaagaggaaggctCCCCGCTGA